The following are encoded together in the Malaya genurostris strain Urasoe2022 chromosome 3, Malgen_1.1, whole genome shotgun sequence genome:
- the LOC131437468 gene encoding F-box only protein 28 has translation MTTSEYETAGGMHFLDLPDCMIEQVFEYLSYDEIAKKRIVCKKIDRVSQSLLNRGFMKMIKRHNANLKAIKSQLPRRESERRNHPLAKHSDILTCIETRISMLSMTYSKYIDKDLCCFIPGKVIDEVFNILKLIEGTSKPLRAHEVLQELRDISSMAIEHFDENIAHRLKRIMGVHHPSGSHLPFPTPGFIQNEVVLPCDVNGEKLILPTLTPISPHKAGPSQQLYCHQSSSTACNASRINHASINRLSHKSRKMRLTVNKIVSAMQIYKNQMKQMRSQIMRNCAEIKDLRRRLDESETKNRELIANINQLSFGVAPSTTELASSSVESTKTARSLPTTRNIKPRSATIILKRVLAETEALGAAIGPASPSMSSILSPVEAEPSSSSKKAKLN, from the exons ATGACGACCAGCGAATATGAAACGGCTGGTGGCATGCATTTCTTGGATTTACCGGATTGTATGATAGAGCAAGTGTTCGAGTATCTCAGCTATGACGAAATTGCAAAGAAGCGAATT GTTTGTAAAAAGATTGACCGCGTTAGTCAATCGCTGCTTAACCGAGGTTTTATGAAAATGATCAAGAGGCACAACGCCAATCTGAAAGCTATTAAGTCTCAACTTCCCAGGAGAGAATCTGAGCGAAGGAATCATCCTTTGGCTAAGCATTCGGATATATTGACTTGTATCGAGACTAGAATCTCAATGCTCTCGATGACTTATTCGAAATACATCGATAAGGATTTGTGCTGTTTCATACCCGGAAAGGTGATCGATGAGGTGTTTAACATTTTGAAGCTGATTGAGGGTACATCAAAACCTTTGAGAGCGCACGAAGTGTTGCAAGAATTGAGAGATATCTCATCAATGGCAATCGAACattttgacgaaaatattgctcATCGTTTAAAACGAATTATGGGAGTTCATCATCCAAGCGGAAGTCATTTGCCATTTCCGACTCCGGGATTCATTCAGAACGAAGTGGTTTTGCCGTGTGACGTCAATGGAGAGAAACTCATCTTACCAACGCTAACGCCTATTTCACCACATAAGGCCGGCCCATCCCAGCAGCTTTATTGCCACCAAAGTTCCTCGACGGCGTGCAACGCTAGTCGCATTAACCATGCATCGATTAATCGTCTCAGTCATAAGTCGCGCAAAATGAGGCTCACTGTCAATAAAATTGTATCGGCGATGCAGATCTACAAGAACCAGATGAAGCAAATGCGTTCGCAGATCATGCGCAACTGTGCCGAGATCAAAGATCTGCGACGGCGTCTCGATGAGTCTGAAACGAAAAATCGGGAATTGATTGCAAACataaatcaacttagtttcggtGTCGCTCCGTCCACAACGGAACTGGCATCCAGTTCCGTGGAATCGACAAAAACAGCACGTTCCCTCCCAACTACTCGGAACATCAAGCCACGCTCTGCCACCATTATACTGAAACGAGTGTTGGCCGAAACCGAAGCTTTGGGTGCGGCAATCGGCCCCGCGTCCCCATCCATGTCATCGATTCTTTCTCCCGTAGAAGCTGAACCGTCGAGCAGCTCGAAGAAGGCTAAACTGAATTGA